In a single window of the Neospora caninum Liverpool complete genome, chromosome VIIa genome:
- a CDS encoding SRS domain-containing protein, whose amino-acid sequence MVDCNEMAGDSQARCPGSHGPASTLKTYQYYGGPKKLRQSFRMGLTLMVLLAGTSLQYDNRSFLSVVRAVRAQAGTLTSKCEAAKDGNTTCTCLKDDSQTTTLSATLSEETNVLQVSCQTDLKCAPDELNGKNVCPGNTEQLYQCKSGGSSKCINVNSLLISSDSSVTWDTVSNTTGSTTKKLTIPNERFPFTDKKFVVGCLKNQGTADHCKVTVTMAARATAKNDQTVTCAYGASSNKEPQTITLSPSQNTFTLVCGTDGDILPSTYQKKYCGSSENNTTSACEEKDYTSIITTYQETWWQKTPEGTNVYTLEIPPNDFPTESANIVVGCKTTATNELKMEEEPSETDSSSVCKVVVTIEALANSSSATMSEVMASLALGGVAFIGALAHAL is encoded by the coding sequence ATGGTTGATTGCAACGAAATGGCGGGAGACTCGCAAGCGCGGTGCCCGGGGTCCCACGGCCCGGCCTCGACATTGAAGACGTATCAGTACTATGGAGGGCCAAAGAAATTGCGACAGAGTTTTCGAATGGGACTAACGCTAATGGTGCTGCTTGCAGGCACATCTCTGCAGTATGACAACCGATCTTTTTTGTCCGTTGTTCGAGCCGTGCGCGCCCAGGCAGGCACCCTAACATCAAAATGTGAGGCGGCGAAAGACGGAAATACCACGTGCACGTGCCTCAAAGATGATTCTCAAACAACAACGCTTTCTGCAACGCTTTCAGAAGAGACAAATGTGCTGCAGGTAAGCTGTCAAACTGACCTAAAGTGCGCTCCCGATGAGCTGAATGGCAAGAACGTCTGCCCAGGAAACACAGAACAGCTGTATCAGTGCAAATCAGGCGGCAGTTCTAAATGTATCAACGTCAATTCCCTTCTTATCAGCTCTGACAGCAGCGTCACTTGGGATACAGTTTCCAATACTACCGGTTCCACGACTAAGAAGCTAACAATCCCGAACGAGAGGTTTCCGTTCACTGACAAAAAATTCGTTGTCGGCTGCCTCAAAAATCAAGGGACCGCAGACCACTGCAAAGTGACTGTGACAATGGCGGCAAGAGCAACTGCAAAGAACGACCAGACCGTCACGTGTGCTTACGGAGCGAGTAGCAATAAGGAACCTCAGACCATCACGCTGAGTCCCTCGCAAAACACGTTCACACTGGTTTGTGGAACTGACGGAGATATTCTGCCGAGCACGTACCAGAAAAAGTACTGCGGTAGCTCAGAAAACAATACCACCAGTGcgtgcgaagaaaaagactaCACCTCGATCATCACGACATACCAAGAAACGTGGTGGCAGAAAACACCCGAAGGAACAAACGTTTATACACTGGAGATTCCACCGAACGATTTCCCGACAGAGTCTGCAAATATTGTGGTCGGGTGCAAAACAACCGCCACTAACGAGTTGAAAATGGAGGAGGAGCCTAGCGAAACAGATTCGTCGAGTGTGTGTAAAGTTGTGGTGACGATTGAGGCTTTGGCAAATAGTTCGTCTGCAACAATGTCCGAGGTGATGGCATCCCTGGCTTTGGGAGGAGTGGCCTTCATCGGTGCGTTGGCGCATGCTCTGTGA
- a CDS encoding SRS domain-containing protein yields MVDCNEMAGDSQVRCPASQGAAATLKMYQHYGGQKKLQRSLRMGLTLMVLLASTSLHYSCQSFFSIVGGASASGKATSECVASQDGNTTCTCLKEDSQTTTLPAMLSEEKNVLQVSCQNELHCAPDDLSGQKVCPGTTDNLHDCKPRGGKITCIDVNDLLTKSEKSVTWKAGSTSNTPTKTLTIPSERFPFTDKKFVVGCVNDGKSADHCKVTVTVAARATAKNDQTVTCAYGASSNKEPQTITLSPSQNTFTLVCGTDGDILPSTYQKKYCGSSENNTTSACEEKDYTSIITTYQETWWQKTPEGTNVYTLEIPPNDFPTESANIVVGCTKAATNALNVNQDPSETDSSSVCKVVVTIEALENRSSATMSGVMASLVLGGVAFIGVLAHAM; encoded by the coding sequence ATGGTTGATTGTAACGAAATGGCAGGAGACTCGCAAGTGCGGTGCCCGGCGTCCCAGGGCGCGGCCGCGACATTGAAGATGTATCAGCACTATGGAGGGCAAAAGAAATTACAACGGAGTTTGCGAATGGGACTAACGCTAATGGTGCTGCTTGCAAGCACGTCTCTGCACTATAGCTGCCAATCATTTTTCTCGATTGTTggaggcgcctccgcctcgggaAAGGCAACTTCAGAATGTGTGGCGTCCCAAGACGGAAATACGACGTGCACGTGCCTCAAAGAGGATTCTCAAACAACAACCCTTCCTGCAATGCTTTCAGAAGAAAAAAATGTGTTGCAGGTGAGCTGCCAGAATGAACTACATTGCGCTCCCGACGACCTGAGCGGCCAGAAGGTCTGCCCAGGAACCACAGACAACCTGCATGACTGCAAACCAAGAGGCGGCAAAATTACATGCATCGACGTCAACGATCTGCTGACAAAATCTGAAAAAAGCGTCACCTGGAAGGCAGGATCCACCTCTAACACCCCCACGAAGACACTAACAATCCCGAGTGAGAGGTTTCCGTTCACTGACAAAAAATTCGTCGTCGGTTGCGTCAACGATGGGAAGAGCGCAGACCACTGCAAAGTGACTGTGACAGTGGCGGCAAGAGCAACTGCAAAGAACGACCAGACCGTCACGTGTGCTTACGGAGCAAGCAGCAATAAGGAACCTCAGACCATCACGCTGAGTCCCTCGCAAAACACGTTCACACTGGTTTGCGGAACTGACGGAGATATTCTGCCGAGCACGTACCAGAAAAAGTACTGCGGTAGCTCAGAAAACAATACCACCAGTGcgtgcgaagaaaaagactaCACCTCGATCATCACGACATACCAAGAAACGTGGTGGCAGAAAACACCCGAAGGAACAAACGTTTATACACTGGAGATTCCGCCGAACGATTTCCCGACAGAGTCCGCAAATATTGTGGTCGGGTGCACAAAGGCAGCCACTAACGCGTTGAACGTAAACCAGGACCCTAGTGAAACAGATTCGTCGAGTGTGTGTAAGGTTGTGGTCACGATCGAGGCTTTGGAAAATAGATCGTCTGCAACAATGTCCGGGGTGATGGCTTCCCTGGTTTTGGGAGGAGTGGCGTTCATTGGTGTGTTGGCGCATGCTATGTGA
- a CDS encoding SRS domain-containing protein, with translation MVDCNEMAGDSQARCPGSQGAAATLKTYQYYGGPKKLRQSFRMGLTLMVLLASTSLHYSCQSFFSIVGGASASGKATSECVAAQDGNTTCTCLKDSKTKGLSATLSEEKNVLQVSCQGDLKCAPDELNGKNVCSGNTEQLHQCKTAGGDSSRCIDVNGLLTKSEKSVTWKAGSTSDSKTKTLTIPHERFPFTDKKFVVGCVSNGEDADHCKVTVTVAARATAKNDQTVTCAYGASSNKEPQTITLSPSQNTFTLVCGTDGDILPSTYQKKYCGSSENNTTSACEEKDYTSIITTYQETWWQKTPEGTNAYTLEIPPNDFPTESANIVVGCKTTATNELKMEEEPSETDSSSVCKVVVTIEALANSSSATMSEVMASLALGGVAFIGALAHAL, from the coding sequence ATGGTTGATTGTAACGAAATGGCAGGAGACTCGCAAGCGCGGTGCCCGGGGTCCCAAGGCGCGGCCGCGACATTGAAGACGTATCAGTACTATGGAGGGCCAAAGAAATTGCGACAGAGTTTTCGAATGGGACTAACGCTAATGGTGCTGCTTGCAAGCACGTCTCTGCACTATAGCTGCCAATCATTTTTCTCGATTGTTggaggcgcctccgcctcgggaAAGGCAACTTCAGAATGTGTGGCGGCCCAAGACGGCAATACGACGTGCACGTGTCTCAAAGATTCCAAAACAAAAGGCCTTTCTGCAACGCTTTCAGAAGAAAAAAATGTGTTGCAGGTGAGCTGCCAAGGGGATCTAAAATGTGCTCCCGATGAACTGAATGGCAAGAACGTCTGCTCAGGAAACACAGAACAGCTGCATCAGTGCAAGACAGCAGGGGGCGACAGTAGTAGATGCATCGACGTCAACGGCCTGCTGACAAAATCTGAAAAAAGCGTCACCTGGAAGGCAGGATCCACCTCTGATTCGAAAACTAAGACACTAACAATCCCGCATGAGAGGTTTCCGTTCACTGACAAAAAATTCGTCGTTGGCTGCGTCAGCAATGGGGAGGACGCAGACCACTGCAAAGTGACTGTGACAGTGGCGGCAAGAGCAACTGCAAAGAACGACCAGACCGTCACGTGTGCCTACGGAGCAAGCAGCAATAAGGAGCCTCAGACCATCACCCTGAGCCCCTCGCAAAACACGTTCACACTGGTTTGCGGAACTGACGGAGATATTCTGCCGAGCACGTACCAGAAAAAGTACTGCGGTAGCTCAGAAAACAATACCACCAGTGcgtgcgaagaaaaagactaCACCTCGATCATCACAACATACCAAGAGACATGGTGGCAGAAAACACCCGAAGGAACAAACGCTTACACACTGGAGATTCCACCGAACGATTTCCCGACAGAGTCCGCAAATATTGTGGTCGGGTGCAAAACAACCGCCACTAACGAGTTGAAAATGGAGGAGGAGCCTAGCGAAACAGATTCGTCGAGTGTGTGTAAAGTTGTGGTGACGATTGAGGCTTTGGCAAATAGTTCGTCTGCAACAATGTCCGAGGTGATGGCATCCCTGGCTTTGGGAGGAGTGGCCTTCATCGGTGCGTTGGCGCATGCTCTGTGA
- a CDS encoding SRS domain-containing protein — protein MVDCNEMAGDSQARCLGSHGLASTLQMYQYHGGQRKLRQSFRMGLTLMVLLAGTSLQYDNRSFLSVVRAVRAQAGTLTSKCEAAKDGNTTCTCLKDDSQTTTLSATLSEETNVLQVSCQTDLKCAPDDLSGKNVCPGDTDKLYDCKSTNGSFKCIDVNEILATSENSVQWVAGTTPQDSTTKTLAIPTDRFPFTDQKFVIGCVNDDRTADRCKVTVTLAARATAKKDQTVTCAYGASSNKEPQTITLSPSQNTFTLVCGTDGDILPSTYQKKYCSSSENNTTSACEEKDYTSIITTYQETWWQKKPEGTNVYTLEIPPNDFPTESANIVVGCKETATTTLKVEEDPSETDSSSVCKVVVTIEALANSSSATMSGVMASLALGGVAFIGALAHAL, from the coding sequence ATGGTTGATTGTAACGAAATGGCAGGAGACTCGCAAGCGCGGTGCCTGGGCTCCCATGGCCTGGCCTCGACATTGCAGATGTATCAGTACCACGGAGGGCAACGGAAATTGCGACAGAGTTTTCGAATGGGACTAACGCTAATGGTGCTGCTTGCAGGCACATCTCTGCAGTATGACAACCGATCTTTTTTGTCCGTTGTTCGAGCCGTGCGCGCCCAGGCAGGCACCCTAACATCAAAATGTGAGGCGGCGAAAGACGGAAATACCACGTGCACGTGCCTCAAAGATGATTCTCAAACAACAACGCTTTCTGCAACGCTTTCAGAAGAGACAAATGTGCTGCAGGTAAGCTGTCAAACTGACCTAAAGTGCGCTCCCGATGACCTCAGCGGCAAGAATGTCTGCcctggagacacagacaagcTCTACGATTGCAAATCAACGAACGGCAGTTTCAAATGCATCGACGTCAACGAAATTCTTGCCACATCTGAAAACAGCGTTCAGTGGGTGGCAGGCACCACCCCTCAGGACAGCACCACTAAGACACTAGCAATCCCGACTGACAGGTTTCCGTTCACTGACCAAAAGTTCGTTATCGGCTGCGTCAACGACGACCGGACCGCAGACCGCTGCAAAGTGACTGTAACGCTGGCGGCAAGAGCAACTGCGAAGAAGGACCAGACCGTCACGTGTGCTTACGGAGCGAGTAGCAATAAGGAACCTCAGACCATCACGCTGAGTCCCTCGCAAAACACGTTCACACTGGTTTGCGGAACTGACGGAGATATTCTGCCGAGCACGTACCAGAAAAAGTACTGCAGTAGCTCAGAAAACAATACCACCAGTGcgtgcgaagaaaaagactaCACCTCGATCATCACGACATACCAAGAAACGTGGTGGCAGAAAAAACCCGAAGGAACAAACGTTTATACACTGGAGATTCCACCGAACGATTTCCCGACAGAGTCCGCAAATATTGTGGTGGGGTGCAAAGAAACCGCCACTACGACATTGAAAGTGGAGGAGGATCCTAGCGAAACTGATTCGTCGAGTGTGTGTAAGGTTGTGGTCACGATCGAGGCTTTGGCAAATAGTTCGTCTGCAACAATGTCCGGGGTGATGGCATCCCTGGCTTTGGGAGGAGTGGCCTTCATCGGTGCGTTGGCGCATGCTCTGTGA
- a CDS encoding SRS domain-containing protein, which translates to MAGDSQARCPVSQGPASTLKMYQYYGGQRKLRQSLRMGLTVTVLVASTSLQYDNPSFLSVVRAVPDQAGTPTSECETATSGTTTNVLQVSCQGDLQCAPGGLSDENVCPENTEHLHQCKTTGGDSSRCIDVNDLLTDSGNSVTWVEGANTAGHTTKKLTIPTERFPLTDKKFVVGCVNRAKSADSCKVAVTLAARATAKNDQTVTCAYGASSNKEPQTITLSPSQNTFTLVCGTDGDILPSTYQKKYCSSSENNTTSACEEKDYTSIITTYQETWWQKTPEGTNAYTLEIPPNDFPAEPANIVVGCKKTATTTLKVEEDPSETDSLSVCKVVVTIEALANSSSATMSGVMASLALGGVAFIGALAHAL; encoded by the coding sequence ATGGCAGGAGACTCGCAAGCGCGGTGCCCGGTTTCCCAAGGCCCGGCCTCGACATTGAAGATGTATCAGTACTATGGAGGGCAAAGGAAATTGCGACAGAGCTTGCGAATGGGACTAACTGTCACTGTTCTTGTTGCGAGCACATCTCTGCAGTATGACAACCCATCTTTTTTGTCCGTTGTTCGAGCCGTACCCGACCAGGCAGGCACCCCGACATCAGAATGTGAGACAGCCACAAGCGGCACTACCACAAATGTGCTGCAGGTGAGCTGCCAAGGGGATCTACAATGTGCTCCAGGAGGCCTGAGCGACGAGAACGTATGCccagaaaacacagaacaCCTGCATCAGTGCAAGACAACAGGGGGCGACAGTAGTAGATGCATCGACGTCAACGACCTTCTCACGGACTCGGGAAACAGCGTCACCTGGGTTGAAGGTGCCAACACTGCCGGTCACACTACCAAGAAGCTGACAATACCGACTGAGAGGTTTCCGCTCACTGACAAAAAATTCGTTGTCGGCTGCGTCAACAGAGCGAAGAGCGCAGACAGCTGTAAAGTGGCTGTAACGCTGGCGGCAAGAGCAACTGCAAAGAACGACCAGACCGTCACGTGTGCTTACGGAGCGAGTAGCAATAAGGAACCTCAGACCATCACGCTGAGTCCCTCGCAAAACACGTTCACACTGGTTTGCGGAACTGACGGAGATATTCTGCCGAGCACGTACCAGAAAAAGTACTGCAGTAGCTCAGAAAACAATACCACCAGTGcgtgcgaagaaaaagactaCACCTCGATCATCACGACATACCAAGAAACGTGGTGGCAGAAAACACCCGAAGGAACAAACGCTTACACACTGGAGATTCCACCGAACGATTTCCCGGCAGAGCCCGCAAATATTGTGGTCGGGTGCAAAAAAACCGCCACTACGACATTGAAAGTGGAGGAGGACCCTAGCGAAACTGATTCGTTGAGTGTGTGTAAAGTTGTGGTGACGATTGAGGCTTTGGCAAATAGTTCGTCTGCAACAATGTCCGGGGTGATGGCATCCCTGGCTTTGGGAGGAGTGGCCTTCATTGGCGCGTTGGCGCATGCTCTGTGA
- a CDS encoding SRS domain-containing protein, translated as MVDCNEMAGDSQARCPGSQGAAATLKTYQYYGGPKKLRQSFRMGLTLMVLLASTSLHYSCQSFFSIVGGASASGKAASECVAAQDGNTTCTCLKEDSKTKSLSATLSEETNVLQVSCKEDLQCAPDELNGKNVCPGNTEQLHQCKTAGGNSIRCIDVNDLLTDSGNSVTWVEGANTAGHTTKKLTIPTERFPLTDKKFVVGCVTKGGSADHCNVTVTVAARATAKNDQTVTCAYGASSNKEPQTITLSPSQNTFTLVCGTDGDILPSTYQKKYCSSSENNTTSACEEKDYTSIITTYQETWWQKTPEGTNAYTLEIPPNDFPTESANIVVGCKTTATNELKMEEEPSETDLSSVCKVVVTIEALANSSSATMSEVMVSLALGGVAFIGALAHAL; from the coding sequence ATGGTTGATTGTAACGAAATGGCAGGAGACTCGCAAGCGCGGTGCCCGGGGTCCCAAGGCGCGGCCGCGACATTGAAGACGTATCAGTACTATGGAGGGCCAAAGAAATTGCGACAGAGTTTTCGAATGGGACTAACGCTAATGGTGCTTCTTGCAAGCACGTCTCTGCACTATAGCTGCCAATCATTTTTCTCGATTGTTggaggcgcctccgcctcgggaAAGGCAGCTTCAGAATGTGTGGCGGCACAAGACGGCAATACGACGTGCACGTGTCTCAAAGAAGATTCCAAAACAAAAAGCCTTTCTGCAACGCTTTCAGAAGAGACAAATGTGCTGCAGGTGAGCTGCAAAGAGGATCTACAATGTGCTCCCGATGAGCTGAATGGCAAGAACGTCTGCCCAGGAAACACAGAACAGCTGCATCAGTGCAAGACAGCAGGGGGCAACAGTATTAGATGCATCGACGTCAACGACCTTCTCACGGACTCGGGAAACAGCGTCACCTGGGTTGAAGGTGCCAACACTGCCGGTCACACTACCAAGAAGCTGACAATACCGACTGAGAGGTTTCCGCTCACTGACAAAAAATTCGTTGTCGGATGCGTCACAAAAGGGGGAAGCGCAGACCACTGCAACGTAACTGTGACGGTGGCGGCAAGAGCAACTGCAAAGAACGACCAGACCGTCACGTGTGCTTACGGAGCGAGTAGCAATAAGGAACCTCAGACCATCACGCTGAGTCCCTCGCAAAACACGTTCACACTGGTTTGCGGAACTGACGGAGATATTCTGCCGAGCACGTACCAGAAAAAGTACTGCAGTAGCTCAGAAAACAATACCACCAGTGcgtgcgaagaaaaagactaCACCTCGATCATCACGACATACCAAGAGACATGGTGGCAGAAAACACCCGAAGGAACAAACGCTTACACACTGGAGATTCCACCGAACGATTTCCCGACAGAGTCCGCAAATATTGTGGTCGGGTGCAAAACAACCGCCACTAACGAGTTGAAAATGGAGGAGGAGCCTAGCGAAACAGATTTGTCGAGTGTGTGTAAAGTTGTGGTGACGATTGAGGCTTTGGCAAATAGTTCGTCTGCAACAATGTCCGAGGTGATGGTATCCCTGGCTTTGGGAGGAGTGGCCTTCATCGGTGCGTTGGCGCATGCTCTGTGA